A window of Xylophilus sp. GW821-FHT01B05 contains these coding sequences:
- a CDS encoding fumarate hydratase yields the protein MTTRIQYHDLVESVAAALQYISYYHPADYIAHLSRAYAREQSPAAKDAIAQILTNSKMSATGQRPICQDTGIVNVFLKVGMDLRFEGFPAGLEDAINEGVRRGYNHPDNTLRASVVADPQFDRKNTKDNTPAVIFTEIVPGNKLDITVAAKGGGSENKSKMIMLNPSDSVVDWVLKTVPTMGAGWCPPGMLGIGIGGTAEKAVLMAKESLMDDLDMYELQAKSSRGEKLDKLEEMRLELFEKVNALGIGAQGLGGLTTVLDIKIKMYPTHAASKPVAMIPNCAATRHAHFVMDGSGPVYLEAPSLDLWPKIDWAPDYNKSKRVDLNALTKEEVASWKPGDTLLLNGKMLTGRDAAHKRIQDMLAKGEKLPVDFTNRVIYYVGPVDPVNGEAVGPAGPTTATRMDKFTDMMLEQTGLIAMIGKAERGPVAIESIKNHKSAYLMAVGGAAYLVSKAIKDAKVVGFADLGMEAIYEFDVVDMPVTVAVDAGGTSVHITGPAEWQKRIISGEFRGIELATA from the coding sequence ATGACGACCCGTATCCAGTACCACGACCTCGTGGAGTCCGTTGCTGCCGCGCTGCAGTACATCTCCTACTACCACCCCGCTGACTACATCGCCCACCTGTCGCGCGCCTACGCCCGCGAGCAGAGCCCGGCGGCCAAGGACGCCATCGCGCAGATCCTGACCAACAGCAAGATGAGCGCCACCGGCCAGCGCCCGATCTGCCAGGACACCGGCATCGTCAACGTGTTCCTCAAGGTCGGCATGGACCTGCGCTTTGAAGGCTTCCCCGCCGGCCTGGAAGACGCCATCAACGAAGGCGTGCGCCGCGGCTACAACCACCCGGACAACACCTTGCGCGCCTCGGTCGTGGCCGACCCGCAGTTCGACCGCAAGAACACCAAGGACAACACGCCCGCCGTGATCTTCACCGAGATCGTGCCCGGCAATAAGCTCGACATCACCGTCGCGGCCAAGGGCGGCGGCAGCGAGAACAAGAGCAAGATGATCATGCTCAACCCCAGCGACTCGGTGGTCGACTGGGTGCTCAAGACCGTGCCCACCATGGGCGCCGGCTGGTGCCCGCCCGGCATGCTGGGCATCGGCATCGGCGGCACGGCAGAAAAGGCCGTGCTGATGGCCAAAGAGAGCCTGATGGACGACCTCGACATGTACGAGCTGCAGGCCAAGTCCTCCCGCGGTGAAAAGCTCGACAAGCTCGAAGAAATGCGCCTGGAGCTGTTCGAGAAGGTCAATGCACTGGGCATCGGCGCGCAGGGCCTGGGCGGCCTCACCACCGTGCTCGACATCAAGATCAAGATGTACCCCACGCACGCCGCCAGCAAGCCGGTCGCCATGATCCCCAACTGCGCCGCCACGCGCCACGCGCACTTCGTGATGGACGGCTCGGGCCCGGTCTACCTGGAAGCCCCGTCGCTCGACCTGTGGCCCAAGATCGACTGGGCGCCCGACTACAACAAGAGCAAGCGCGTTGACCTCAATGCGCTGACCAAGGAAGAAGTCGCCAGCTGGAAGCCGGGCGACACCCTGCTGCTCAACGGCAAGATGCTCACCGGCCGCGATGCCGCGCACAAGCGCATCCAGGACATGCTGGCCAAGGGCGAGAAGCTGCCGGTGGACTTCACCAACCGCGTCATCTACTACGTCGGCCCGGTTGACCCGGTCAATGGCGAAGCCGTCGGCCCCGCCGGACCCACCACCGCCACGCGCATGGACAAGTTCACCGACATGATGCTGGAGCAAACCGGCCTCATCGCCATGATCGGCAAGGCCGAGCGCGGCCCGGTCGCCATCGAGTCCATCAAGAACCACAAGAGCGCCTACCTGATGGCCGTCGGCGGCGCCGCCTACCTGGTCAGCAAGGCCATCAAGGACGCCAAGGTCGTCGGCTTTGCCGACCTGGGCATGGAAGCCATCTACGAGTTCGACGTGGTCGACATGCCGGTCACCGTGGCGGTCGACGCCGGCGGCACCAGCGTGCACATCACCGGCCCGGCCGAATGGCAAAAGCGCATCATCAGCGGCGAGTTCCGCGGCATCGAGCTCGCCACCGCCTGA
- the murI gene encoding glutamate racemase, whose product MPAALPHQPIGVFDSGLGGLSVLQSLRAELPAEDYVYLADSGHAPYGERGDAYVAQRTLEVARRLREQHQIKALVVACNTATTAAIHLLRQAHPDLPLIGVEPAVKPALAASRTGCIGVIGTRGTLSSAKFRTLLASLQTQAEFHIQPCDGLAQAIEAELLPSHEEESKVIALCQGYTRDLGIFGTEKGQIDTLVIGCTHYVFAAPVLRALVGPGVQLIDTGAPVARQTQRLLAQHGLLREPGSPLDSVLGNVQLTSTGDLALLQRAALTWLGLEQPVLA is encoded by the coding sequence ATGCCTGCAGCCCTGCCCCACCAACCCATTGGCGTCTTCGACAGCGGCCTTGGCGGCCTGAGCGTATTGCAGTCCCTGCGGGCTGAGCTGCCGGCTGAAGACTACGTCTACCTCGCCGACAGCGGCCACGCGCCCTATGGCGAGCGCGGCGACGCCTACGTGGCACAACGCACGCTGGAGGTCGCCCGCCGCCTGCGCGAGCAGCACCAGATCAAGGCCTTGGTGGTGGCCTGCAACACCGCCACCACCGCCGCCATCCACCTGCTGCGCCAAGCCCATCCAGACCTGCCCCTGATCGGCGTAGAGCCCGCCGTCAAACCTGCCCTGGCCGCCAGCCGCACCGGCTGCATCGGCGTCATCGGTACCCGCGGCACCCTCAGCAGCGCCAAGTTCCGCACCCTGCTGGCATCGCTGCAAACCCAGGCGGAATTCCACATCCAGCCCTGCGACGGCCTGGCACAGGCCATTGAAGCCGAACTGCTGCCAAGCCACGAGGAAGAATCAAAAGTAATAGCACTATGCCAAGGCTACACAAGGGATTTAGGCATATTTGGCACTGAAAAAGGCCAGATCGACACCTTGGTGATCGGCTGCACCCACTACGTGTTCGCAGCGCCCGTGCTGCGCGCATTGGTCGGCCCCGGTGTGCAATTGATCGACACCGGCGCGCCGGTAGCGCGCCAGACGCAACGCCTGCTGGCCCAGCATGGGCTGCTGCGCGAGCCTGGCAGCCCTCTAGACAGCGTACTGGGCAACGTGCAGCTCACCAGCACCGGCGACCTGGCCCTGCTGCAGCGCGCGGCGCTAACCTGGCTGGGACTGGAGCAACCCGTTCTCGCCTGA
- a CDS encoding YgjP-like metallopeptidase domain-containing protein, translating into MRYLGGYPEAVLEQVRTLHAQGGLGRLLRSRYAAPHGLRTDRALHGFVTELKAEHMRRAPPLDKVLYDSKLQVVQHALGLHTQVARVQGSRLKASREIRIASVFKDAPLDFLRMIAVHELAHLKEREHDRAFYQLCESMEPRYHQLEFDVRLYLTHLEATGERLWSGENGLLQSQPG; encoded by the coding sequence GTGCGCTACCTGGGCGGCTACCCAGAGGCCGTGCTGGAGCAGGTGCGCACGCTGCACGCGCAAGGCGGCCTGGGCCGCTTGCTGCGCTCGCGCTATGCGGCGCCGCACGGCTTGCGTACCGACCGGGCGCTGCATGGCTTTGTCACGGAGCTGAAGGCCGAGCACATGCGCCGGGCGCCGCCGCTGGACAAGGTGCTCTACGACAGCAAGCTGCAGGTGGTGCAGCATGCGCTGGGCCTGCACACGCAGGTGGCGCGGGTGCAGGGCTCACGGCTGAAGGCCAGCCGCGAGATCCGTATTGCGTCGGTCTTCAAGGATGCGCCGCTGGACTTCTTGCGCATGATTGCCGTGCACGAGTTGGCGCATTTGAAGGAGCGCGAGCATGACCGCGCCTTCTACCAGTTGTGCGAAAGCATGGAGCCGCGCTACCACCAACTGGAGTTTGATGTGCGCCTGTACCTGACGCACCTGGAGGCCACGGGCGAGCGGCTTTGGTCAGGCGAGAACGGGTTGCTCCAGTCCCAGCCAGGTTAG
- a CDS encoding DUF6806 family protein, whose product MSSYNTPFEIHVHGDVVLRPDATFEQLQDALRPLWKYAGARSLADGATSVYEEEPGIEFDAKEHVLHICWTVNGNEDFRHNLDEMCMSLNELAEQGAAIEVTFYDTDFDEDEEPSDVEARDDFVMLFVGPTPAAIMQVQRDLLVQDVVGMMERHFDGAELGGVVAEIDKLFGERFDALVNSLELGKPPRGSGGAGPGGGHGGGRRPRHLH is encoded by the coding sequence ATGTCTAGCTATAACACCCCATTCGAAATCCACGTCCATGGCGACGTGGTGCTGCGCCCGGACGCCACGTTCGAGCAGTTGCAGGACGCGCTGCGCCCGCTCTGGAAGTACGCCGGTGCCCGCTCGCTCGCCGATGGTGCGACCAGCGTCTACGAGGAAGAGCCCGGCATCGAGTTTGACGCCAAGGAGCATGTGCTGCACATCTGCTGGACGGTCAATGGCAATGAGGACTTCCGGCACAACCTGGACGAGATGTGCATGAGCCTCAATGAACTGGCCGAGCAGGGCGCGGCGATCGAGGTGACCTTCTACGACACCGACTTCGATGAAGACGAGGAACCGTCCGACGTCGAGGCGCGCGATGACTTTGTGATGCTGTTCGTCGGCCCCACGCCTGCGGCCATCATGCAGGTGCAGCGCGACCTGCTGGTGCAGGACGTGGTGGGCATGATGGAGCGCCATTTCGATGGCGCCGAGCTGGGCGGTGTGGTGGCCGAGATCGACAAGCTGTTTGGCGAGCGCTTTGATGCGCTGGTCAACTCGCTGGAGCTGGGCAAGCCGCCGCGTGGCAGCGGTGGTGCCGGCCCGGGTGGCGGGCATGGCGGCGGCCGCCGTCCACGCCATTTGCACTAG
- a CDS encoding ATP-dependent endonuclease, which yields MRIHHVEIKNFRLLADVELALEDQTTVIVGRNNSGKTSLSEVMRRLVADGAGAFQLEDFSSTCYDCFCAALEARNNGAEDRAVRALIPAIELRLKFRYDPARPQLGPLSPFVIDLDPACSEALVVVRYELKDGQLERFFEDQPTTPWTDETRIAFFRALRERIPRDFGVKIWAEDPNDPDNRRQLQPGSLRGLVKTGFINAQRGLDDVTSRESDVLAKTVESLFATASSPAADASDKQVAEALKGAVQDIQTQIDANFSGQLKGLVPALQSFGYPGLGGQELHTETILDVRKLLSNFTKVRYAGYSGITLPESYNGLGARNLIFILLQLASFYKAFRAEATEPGVHLIFVEEPEAHLHPQMQEVFIRQLAKIAQQLVASTDDKTPWPVQFVVSTHSSHVANEAGFESIRYFLGTSAPGAPAGVRHTKIKDLRKGLKGTSEPEKKFLHQYMTLTRCDLFFADKAVLVEGLSERLLLPVIIAKLETVEPDSPKLSSQYMTVMEVGGAYAHLFFDLLQFLELRSLIVTDLDAVEKAGGKACAVHQGTYSSNACLKSWFSKDDPFTLAGLLAKPDKDKVNGRNRIAYQCAEAKDGPCGRTFEDAFILANAAMFGLTGKTSQELELQARTKADELKKSEFALKHAIAETGWTAPTYILDGIRWLARGETPVSDPVLALAAEAAVAAAKEAPDA from the coding sequence ATGCGTATTCATCACGTAGAGATCAAGAACTTCCGCCTCTTGGCCGACGTTGAGCTGGCCCTCGAGGACCAGACAACAGTCATTGTCGGACGAAACAACAGCGGCAAGACTTCTCTGTCCGAAGTGATGCGTCGTCTGGTAGCGGATGGCGCCGGCGCCTTTCAGCTCGAAGACTTTTCGAGCACGTGCTATGACTGCTTCTGCGCAGCCCTCGAAGCTAGGAACAACGGTGCAGAAGACCGAGCCGTTCGTGCCCTGATCCCTGCCATAGAACTGCGCCTCAAGTTCCGCTACGACCCCGCTCGACCGCAGCTTGGTCCTCTGAGCCCATTCGTCATCGATCTTGACCCCGCGTGTTCGGAAGCTCTGGTTGTCGTGCGCTACGAACTGAAGGACGGTCAGCTCGAGCGTTTCTTCGAGGATCAACCCACTACGCCGTGGACCGACGAAACTCGAATCGCCTTTTTTCGCGCGCTGCGCGAGCGAATTCCCCGCGACTTCGGCGTCAAGATTTGGGCTGAAGACCCCAACGATCCCGACAATCGCCGGCAGCTCCAACCGGGCTCTCTGCGAGGATTGGTGAAGACCGGTTTCATCAATGCGCAGCGAGGCTTGGACGACGTGACGTCGCGCGAGTCGGATGTGCTTGCCAAAACAGTCGAAAGCCTGTTCGCGACAGCCTCCTCACCGGCCGCCGATGCCTCTGACAAGCAAGTCGCGGAGGCATTGAAGGGGGCGGTCCAGGATATTCAAACGCAGATCGATGCGAACTTCAGCGGCCAGCTCAAGGGCTTGGTACCTGCCTTGCAAAGCTTCGGCTATCCGGGGCTCGGCGGGCAGGAACTGCACACCGAAACCATCCTCGATGTGCGGAAGCTTCTCTCCAATTTCACGAAGGTCCGATATGCCGGCTACAGCGGCATAACACTGCCTGAGTCCTACAACGGGCTCGGAGCGCGCAACCTGATCTTCATACTGCTGCAGCTCGCCAGTTTCTACAAGGCCTTCCGGGCCGAGGCGACCGAGCCGGGTGTGCATCTGATCTTTGTCGAAGAGCCAGAGGCTCACTTGCATCCGCAGATGCAGGAGGTCTTTATCCGGCAGTTGGCCAAGATTGCACAGCAGTTGGTCGCCAGCACCGATGATAAGACGCCTTGGCCGGTGCAGTTCGTGGTTTCAACCCACTCGTCACACGTAGCCAACGAAGCGGGCTTCGAAAGCATTCGGTACTTTCTTGGAACGAGCGCTCCTGGGGCGCCGGCAGGTGTTCGCCACACCAAGATCAAGGATCTACGCAAGGGCCTGAAAGGAACATCCGAGCCTGAGAAGAAATTCCTGCACCAATACATGACGCTGACACGTTGCGACCTGTTTTTCGCCGACAAGGCAGTGCTTGTCGAAGGGCTGAGTGAAAGGCTCTTGCTTCCCGTCATCATTGCCAAGCTGGAGACCGTCGAGCCTGACAGTCCGAAGTTGTCTAGTCAGTACATGACGGTGATGGAGGTCGGGGGCGCCTATGCGCATCTCTTCTTCGACTTGCTCCAGTTCCTCGAACTTCGAAGCCTGATCGTCACCGATCTTGATGCCGTCGAGAAGGCCGGGGGCAAGGCATGTGCAGTCCATCAGGGCACGTACTCAAGCAACGCATGCTTGAAATCGTGGTTCTCCAAAGACGACCCTTTCACGCTGGCCGGGCTCCTCGCGAAACCCGACAAGGACAAAGTGAACGGGCGGAACCGCATTGCCTACCAATGCGCTGAAGCGAAAGATGGACCCTGCGGAAGAACGTTCGAAGATGCATTCATCCTCGCCAACGCCGCCATGTTCGGACTGACCGGTAAGACATCGCAGGAGCTGGAGCTGCAGGCCAGAACCAAGGCCGATGAACTGAAGAAGTCAGAGTTCGCTTTGAAGCATGCGATAGCGGAGACCGGATGGACTGCCCCGACTTACATCCTCGACGGCATTCGCTGGCTGGCCCGCGGCGAGACGCCTGTGTCCGATCCCGTGCTGGCATTGGCCGCAGAAGCCGCGGTAGCCGCCGCCAAGGAAGCGCCCGATGCCTAA
- a CDS encoding UvrD-helicase domain-containing protein, with protein sequence MPNVESPAAAASRRALEAMYACLDEGKSFRLEAGAGAGKTYSLIKALQFLIARDGQALPKHSQQIACITFTNVAKDEIATRTDRSPLIFCETNHAFCWSLISGFQKPLRSLVEALPAWKDRIEEAGGGLGTRAIEYSLGHRSIRDGRVSLHHDDVLPLTISLMEHQKFRRMITDRFPIILVDEYQDTDKDWVEAIKSHFLGQPEAPLFGFFGDHWQKIYGGGCGKLEHPAVIEIGKEANFRSVKTVVDCLNRMRPELKQFVEDPKAPGQVRVFHTNDWQGQRQKGGHWGGDLPSDVGHETLVRVQAALEQDGWDLSVGSTKILMLTHRLLASEQGYSSLPAIFRYNEAFTKKEHPHIAFFVDELEPACDAFTARKFGTMFEALGGRTPLIRSHADKASWSAAMTQLLALRENGTVGQIIDHLFAQKRPKLPDAVEKRERELRVFDKSAGEEMPPALEELEKLREVPYAEIKALRKYLDGHSPFETKHGVKGAQFENVLVVIGRGWNQYNFGDMLELASAQAVPAAKEVGYERNRNLFYVACSRPKTRLALLFTQQLSPQALATLEAWFGAKSISSARTA encoded by the coding sequence ATGCCTAATGTCGAGTCGCCAGCAGCGGCCGCGAGCCGGCGCGCACTTGAGGCCATGTACGCCTGCCTCGACGAAGGCAAAAGTTTTCGCCTGGAAGCGGGCGCAGGCGCTGGCAAGACCTACTCCTTGATCAAGGCGCTGCAGTTCTTGATCGCACGCGATGGACAGGCACTGCCAAAACACAGCCAGCAGATCGCGTGCATCACGTTCACGAACGTCGCAAAGGATGAGATCGCCACGCGCACGGATCGAAGTCCGCTGATCTTTTGCGAGACGAATCATGCCTTCTGCTGGTCGCTGATCAGCGGCTTCCAGAAACCGCTTCGATCTCTGGTCGAAGCTCTTCCCGCGTGGAAGGACCGCATTGAGGAAGCAGGTGGCGGTTTGGGTACGCGCGCCATCGAATACAGCCTTGGACATCGATCCATCCGTGATGGCCGCGTGTCCTTGCATCACGACGACGTGCTACCTCTGACCATCTCGTTGATGGAGCATCAGAAGTTCCGTCGCATGATCACAGATCGATTCCCAATCATCCTGGTCGACGAGTACCAGGACACAGACAAAGATTGGGTCGAGGCGATCAAGAGCCACTTCCTTGGACAACCCGAGGCCCCATTGTTCGGATTCTTTGGTGATCACTGGCAGAAGATCTATGGCGGCGGCTGCGGCAAGCTTGAGCATCCGGCAGTGATCGAGATAGGGAAAGAGGCCAACTTCCGATCGGTCAAGACCGTGGTCGATTGCCTCAACCGCATGCGCCCCGAGTTGAAGCAGTTCGTTGAGGATCCCAAGGCGCCTGGTCAGGTACGGGTGTTTCACACGAACGACTGGCAGGGTCAACGCCAAAAAGGCGGGCATTGGGGCGGTGATCTGCCTTCCGATGTGGGTCACGAGACCCTTGTTCGCGTCCAAGCCGCCCTGGAGCAAGACGGGTGGGATCTGTCTGTTGGTTCCACGAAAATCTTGATGCTGACGCACCGCCTGCTTGCCAGCGAACAGGGCTATTCCAGCCTGCCTGCCATCTTTCGCTACAACGAAGCCTTCACAAAGAAGGAGCATCCACACATCGCATTTTTTGTGGACGAGCTCGAACCGGCATGCGATGCATTCACGGCGCGCAAGTTTGGCACCATGTTCGAAGCGCTCGGTGGTAGAACGCCGCTGATACGCAGCCATGCGGACAAAGCTTCGTGGAGTGCCGCCATGACGCAACTGCTCGCGCTGCGCGAAAACGGCACCGTCGGCCAGATCATCGACCACCTTTTTGCGCAGAAGCGGCCAAAGCTTCCGGACGCTGTCGAGAAGCGAGAACGGGAACTTCGTGTCTTCGACAAGTCAGCGGGTGAGGAGATGCCTCCGGCATTGGAAGAACTGGAGAAGCTTCGCGAGGTCCCGTATGCAGAGATTAAGGCGCTCCGCAAGTACCTCGATGGTCATTCGCCCTTCGAGACGAAGCATGGCGTCAAAGGCGCTCAGTTTGAGAATGTGCTTGTCGTGATCGGTCGCGGTTGGAATCAATACAACTTCGGGGACATGCTGGAGCTTGCTAGTGCACAGGCTGTGCCTGCGGCGAAAGAAGTCGGGTACGAACGCAATCGAAATCTGTTCTATGTGGCCTGTTCCAGGCCCAAGACTCGGCTCGCACTGCTGTTCACCCAGCAGCTGTCGCCACAGGCGTTGGCCACTCTTGAAGCCTGGTTTGGCGCTAAGTCGATCAGCTCAGCGCGTACCGCGTGA
- a CDS encoding AlpA family transcriptional regulator, whose translation MSQPTVLPPNERRILRLDEVEAKSGFKRAHIYNLMKKRQFPQALRLGVRAVGWDSIEIDQWIAERVSSRT comes from the coding sequence ATGTCGCAGCCAACTGTACTGCCACCGAACGAGCGCCGCATCCTGCGGCTCGATGAAGTCGAAGCGAAGTCCGGCTTCAAGCGCGCCCACATCTACAACCTGATGAAGAAGCGCCAGTTCCCACAGGCACTGCGCCTGGGCGTGCGCGCCGTGGGCTGGGACTCCATCGAGATCGACCAGTGGATCGCCGAGCGCGTCAGCAGCCGGACCTGA
- a CDS encoding ParA family protein: protein MQVVSIISTKGGVGKTTTAANLGGLAADAGLRVLLLDLDVQPTLSSYYELAHRAPGGIYELLAFNERDLGQLVCRTIIAGLDLVLSNDHRGELNTLLLHAPDGRLRLRHLLPVLGPHYDLVLIDTQGARSVLLEMAVLASGLALSPVTPEILAARELRRGTVQLLEDIAPYRHLGIEPPPLHLLINRVHPVSANARLIQQALRDLFQDHAGIRVLATDVPAIEAYPRAATRGLPVHRVEYRQPPGRVAPAALDTMRGLAGELLPQWQHRLAAVSGRPPHPIGPLPLDTARPHGERT from the coding sequence ATGCAGGTCGTATCCATCATTTCAACGAAGGGCGGCGTCGGCAAGACCACGACGGCCGCGAACCTGGGCGGGCTCGCCGCGGACGCGGGGTTGCGCGTTCTGCTGCTCGATCTCGACGTGCAGCCCACTCTGTCCTCGTACTACGAGCTGGCCCACCGCGCGCCCGGCGGCATTTACGAGTTGCTGGCGTTCAACGAGCGCGACCTCGGCCAGCTCGTGTGCCGCACGATCATCGCAGGCCTGGATCTGGTGCTGTCCAACGACCACCGGGGCGAGCTGAACACATTGCTGTTGCATGCTCCCGATGGGCGTCTTCGGTTACGGCACCTGCTGCCGGTGCTGGGCCCTCACTATGACCTGGTGCTGATTGACACCCAGGGCGCACGCTCGGTGCTGCTGGAAATGGCGGTGCTGGCCTCCGGCCTGGCGCTGTCGCCCGTGACCCCGGAGATCCTGGCAGCGCGCGAGCTGCGGCGCGGCACCGTGCAGTTGCTCGAAGACATCGCGCCATACCGGCACCTGGGTATCGAGCCGCCGCCGCTGCACCTGCTCATCAACCGCGTCCACCCGGTGTCGGCGAACGCCCGGCTGATCCAGCAGGCCTTGCGAGATCTGTTCCAGGACCACGCCGGCATCCGCGTGCTGGCCACCGACGTGCCGGCCATCGAAGCCTATCCGCGCGCTGCGACGCGCGGCCTGCCGGTGCATCGGGTCGAATACCGCCAGCCGCCGGGCAGAGTCGCCCCCGCCGCGCTCGACACCATGCGCGGCCTCGCCGGCGAGTTGCTTCCACAGTGGCAGCACCGACTGGCCGCGGTGTCCGGCCGTCCGCCCCACCCGATTGGGCCACTCCCTCTTGATACAGCAAGGCCCCATGGCGAACGCACATGA
- a CDS encoding type II toxin-antitoxin system HicA family toxin, translating to MANAHELARGHKRLRALIEFAVGEGWHVKRTPGGHLKFTKAGCAAIYTSSTASDHRAALNARAQIRRAEREAMTSNACGGRHG from the coding sequence ATGGCGAACGCACATGAACTGGCCCGGGGCCACAAGCGGCTGCGCGCCCTGATCGAGTTCGCCGTGGGCGAAGGCTGGCACGTCAAGCGCACGCCGGGCGGACACCTCAAATTCACCAAGGCGGGTTGCGCTGCGATCTACACCAGTTCAACGGCAAGCGACCATCGGGCGGCGCTGAACGCCCGCGCGCAGATCCGCCGTGCAGAGCGCGAAGCCATGACATCCA